Proteins encoded in a region of the Vitis riparia cultivar Riparia Gloire de Montpellier isolate 1030 chromosome 7, EGFV_Vit.rip_1.0, whole genome shotgun sequence genome:
- the LOC117918471 gene encoding transcriptional corepressor LEUNIG_HOMOLOG isoform X1 produces the protein MAQSNWEADKMLDVYIHDYLLKRKLHASAKAFMTEGKVATDPVAIDAPGGFLFEWWSVFWDIFIARTNDKHSEAAAAYIEAQQMKAREQQQQQQLQMQQLQFMQHRTAQLQRRDPNHPPLGGSMNAINSEGMMGQSSASVLAMKMYEERMKHPHSMDSETSPALIDANRMALLKSATNHQSQLVQGNSGSMSAALQQIQARTQLTPDIKGEVNLGATQKSLPMDPSIYGPAILQSKSGLGGAGLNQGVTGLPLKGWPLTGIEQLRPSLGVQVQKPNIPTQNQFILASQQQQVLAHAQAQSNLGNSPNYGDMDPRRLCGLPRGSLNTKDGQSARNDGSICSPVQSSSPKMKVAQMQHSSSQQLDQLQQQQMQQNNRKRKQHSSSGPANSTGTGNTVGPSPNSPPSTHTPGDGMTMASSLQHVNSVPKSLMMYGPDGTGGLASSSNLLDDMEHFGDIGSLDDNVESFLSHDGGDGRDLYGTTELKKESSKGFTFAEVGCLRASNGKVTCCHFSSDGKFLASAGHDKKAVLWNMDTLQRESTPEEYQSIITDIRFRPNSTQLATASYDKSLRLWDAAKPTYCVNAYNHGSHVMSLDFHPKKTDLFCFSDSNNEIRYWNISPFSCTRVFKGGNVQVRFQPRIGHLLAAAMDKVVSIFDVETDRQIHSLQGHSEMVNYLSWDANGEFMASVSSDLVKVWSIASGECIHELSSNGSQFHSCVFHPSYPTLLVIGGIRSLELWNMAENKCMTVPAHENIVAALAQSPVNGMVASASHDSSVKIWK, from the exons ATGGCACAGAGTAATTGGGAAGCTGATAAAAT GCTTGATGTTTATATTCATGATTATTTGCTCAAAAGAAAATTGCATGCCTCTGCAAAAGCTTTCATGACTGAAGGGAAGGTTGCCACAGATCCAGTGG CAATTGATGCACCTGGGGGATTTCTCTTTGAATGGTGGTCTGTCTTTTGGGACATCTTCATTGCGAGGACAAATGATAAACATTCCGAGGCTGCCGCAGCTTACATAGAG GCACAACAAATGAAGGCAAGGgagcagcaacaacaacaacagcTGCAAATGCAGCAGTTGCAATTCATGCAGCACCGAACTGCTCAGCTACAGCGAAGGGATCCAAATCATCCTCCCCTTGGAGGTTCCATGAATGCTATAAATTCTGAAGGAATGATGGGTCAGTCATCAGCCAGTGTATTGGCCATGAAAATGTATGAAGAACGTATGAAACACCCTCATTCAATGGATTCAGAAACATCTCCAGCTCTAATTGATGCCAACAGGATGGCCCTTCTCAAATCAGCCACCAATCATCAAAG CCAGTTGGTACAAGGTAATTCTGGCAGCATGTCTGCGGCCTTGCAACAAATCCAGGCACGAACTCAGCTGACCCCT GACATCAAAGGTGAAGTTAACTTGGGTGCTACTCAAAAATCTTTGCCTATGGATCCATCAATTTACGGGCCAGCAATTTTGCAATCAAAATCAGGACTAGGTGGTGCAG GATTAAATCAAGGTGTCACTGGTCTTCCATTAAAGGGTTGGCCTCTAACT GGAATTGAGCAATTACGACCAAGTTTAGGTGTTCAAGTACAAAAGCCTAATATACCAACCCAAAACCAGTTTATTTTGGCATCTCAACAACAGCAGGTCTTAGCACATGCTCAGGCGCAAAGCAATCTTGGAAATTCACCTAACTATGGAGATATGGATCCCCGTAGGTTGTGTGGATTACCCAGGGGTAGCTTGAATACAAAAGATGGTCAATCCGCACGAAATGATGGATCTATATGCTCTCCTGTGCAATCAAGTTCACCAAAG ATGAAGGTGGCCCAGATGCAACACTCTTCCTCTCAACAGCTGGACCAGTTGCAGCAGCAGCAAATGCAGCAG AATaacagaaaaaggaaacaaCATTCTTCTTCTGGACCTGCTAACAGTACCGGCACGGGAAATACAGTTGGTCCTTCACCCAACTCTCCACCATCAACTCACACTCCTGGTGATGGAATGACTATGGCAAGTAGCCTCCAGCATGTTAACAGTGTGCCAAAAAGCCTAATGATGTATGGTCCAGATGGGACAGGAGGTCTTGCATCATCTTCAAATCTGCTG GACGACATGGAACATTTTGGAGATATTGGTTCTCTAGATGATAATGTTGAATCATTTCTGTCACATGATGGAGGTGATGGTAGGGATCTATATGGCACAACTGAGCTTAAAAAAGAGTCTTCTAAGG GTTTCACCTTTGCTGAAGTTGGTTGTTTAAGGGCCAGCAATGGCAAAGTTACCTGCTGTCATTTTTCTTCAGATGGGAAGTTTCTAGCTAGTGCCGGACATGACAAAAAG GCTGTTCTTTGGAACATGGATACCCTGCAAAGAGAGAGCACCCCTGAAGAGTACCAGTCTATAATTACAGATATCCGTTTTAGGCCAAATTCAACTCAACTGGCAACGGCTTCATATGATAAGTCTCTGCGATTATGGGATGCAGCTAAG CCAACCTACTGTGTGAATGCTTATAATCACGGTTCACATGTTATGTCCCTGGATTTCCACCCTAAGAAGACTGATCTTTTCTGTTTTAGTGATAGTAATAATGAAATTCGTTATTGGAATATATCCCCGTTCTCATGCACTCGTGTTTTCAAG GGAGGTAATGTGCAAGTTAGATTTCAACCAAGAATTGGACATCTTCTAGCTGCAGCAATGGATAAAGTGGTGTCCATCTTTGATGTTGAAACTGACAGGCAAATACACTCACTCCAG GGGCACTCAGAAATGGTAAATTACCTTAGCTGGGATGCAAATGGAGAATTTATGGCATCTGTCAGTTCAGACTTGGTGAAAGTTTGGTCTATAGCTTCAGGAGAGTGCATTCATGAGCTTAGCTCCAATGGAAGCCAATTCCATTCTTGTGTTTTTCATCCAAGTTATCCAACTCTTTTGGTTATTGGTGGAATCCGG TCTCTGGAGTTGTGGAACATGGCTGAGAACAAGTGCATGACGGTTCCAGCACATGAGAATATAGTTGCAGCTTTGGCGCAGTCACCTGTCAATGGAATGGTTGCTTCTGCAAGCCATGACAGCTCTGTcaaaatatggaaataa
- the LOC117918471 gene encoding transcriptional corepressor LEUNIG_HOMOLOG isoform X2 translates to MAQSNWEADKMLDVYIHDYLLKRKLHASAKAFMTEGKVATDPVAIDAPGGFLFEWWSVFWDIFIARTNDKHSEAAAAYIEAQQMKAREQQQQQQLQMQQLQFMQHRTAQLQRRDPNHPPLGGSMNAINSEGMMGQSSASVLAMKMYEERMKHPHSMDSETSPALIDANRMALLKSATNHQSQLVQGNSGSMSAALQQIQDIKGEVNLGATQKSLPMDPSIYGPAILQSKSGLGGAGLNQGVTGLPLKGWPLTGIEQLRPSLGVQVQKPNIPTQNQFILASQQQQVLAHAQAQSNLGNSPNYGDMDPRRLCGLPRGSLNTKDGQSARNDGSICSPVQSSSPKMKVAQMQHSSSQQLDQLQQQQMQQNNRKRKQHSSSGPANSTGTGNTVGPSPNSPPSTHTPGDGMTMASSLQHVNSVPKSLMMYGPDGTGGLASSSNLLDDMEHFGDIGSLDDNVESFLSHDGGDGRDLYGTTELKKESSKGFTFAEVGCLRASNGKVTCCHFSSDGKFLASAGHDKKAVLWNMDTLQRESTPEEYQSIITDIRFRPNSTQLATASYDKSLRLWDAAKPTYCVNAYNHGSHVMSLDFHPKKTDLFCFSDSNNEIRYWNISPFSCTRVFKGGNVQVRFQPRIGHLLAAAMDKVVSIFDVETDRQIHSLQGHSEMVNYLSWDANGEFMASVSSDLVKVWSIASGECIHELSSNGSQFHSCVFHPSYPTLLVIGGIRSLELWNMAENKCMTVPAHENIVAALAQSPVNGMVASASHDSSVKIWK, encoded by the exons ATGGCACAGAGTAATTGGGAAGCTGATAAAAT GCTTGATGTTTATATTCATGATTATTTGCTCAAAAGAAAATTGCATGCCTCTGCAAAAGCTTTCATGACTGAAGGGAAGGTTGCCACAGATCCAGTGG CAATTGATGCACCTGGGGGATTTCTCTTTGAATGGTGGTCTGTCTTTTGGGACATCTTCATTGCGAGGACAAATGATAAACATTCCGAGGCTGCCGCAGCTTACATAGAG GCACAACAAATGAAGGCAAGGgagcagcaacaacaacaacagcTGCAAATGCAGCAGTTGCAATTCATGCAGCACCGAACTGCTCAGCTACAGCGAAGGGATCCAAATCATCCTCCCCTTGGAGGTTCCATGAATGCTATAAATTCTGAAGGAATGATGGGTCAGTCATCAGCCAGTGTATTGGCCATGAAAATGTATGAAGAACGTATGAAACACCCTCATTCAATGGATTCAGAAACATCTCCAGCTCTAATTGATGCCAACAGGATGGCCCTTCTCAAATCAGCCACCAATCATCAAAG CCAGTTGGTACAAGGTAATTCTGGCAGCATGTCTGCGGCCTTGCAACAAATCCAG GACATCAAAGGTGAAGTTAACTTGGGTGCTACTCAAAAATCTTTGCCTATGGATCCATCAATTTACGGGCCAGCAATTTTGCAATCAAAATCAGGACTAGGTGGTGCAG GATTAAATCAAGGTGTCACTGGTCTTCCATTAAAGGGTTGGCCTCTAACT GGAATTGAGCAATTACGACCAAGTTTAGGTGTTCAAGTACAAAAGCCTAATATACCAACCCAAAACCAGTTTATTTTGGCATCTCAACAACAGCAGGTCTTAGCACATGCTCAGGCGCAAAGCAATCTTGGAAATTCACCTAACTATGGAGATATGGATCCCCGTAGGTTGTGTGGATTACCCAGGGGTAGCTTGAATACAAAAGATGGTCAATCCGCACGAAATGATGGATCTATATGCTCTCCTGTGCAATCAAGTTCACCAAAG ATGAAGGTGGCCCAGATGCAACACTCTTCCTCTCAACAGCTGGACCAGTTGCAGCAGCAGCAAATGCAGCAG AATaacagaaaaaggaaacaaCATTCTTCTTCTGGACCTGCTAACAGTACCGGCACGGGAAATACAGTTGGTCCTTCACCCAACTCTCCACCATCAACTCACACTCCTGGTGATGGAATGACTATGGCAAGTAGCCTCCAGCATGTTAACAGTGTGCCAAAAAGCCTAATGATGTATGGTCCAGATGGGACAGGAGGTCTTGCATCATCTTCAAATCTGCTG GACGACATGGAACATTTTGGAGATATTGGTTCTCTAGATGATAATGTTGAATCATTTCTGTCACATGATGGAGGTGATGGTAGGGATCTATATGGCACAACTGAGCTTAAAAAAGAGTCTTCTAAGG GTTTCACCTTTGCTGAAGTTGGTTGTTTAAGGGCCAGCAATGGCAAAGTTACCTGCTGTCATTTTTCTTCAGATGGGAAGTTTCTAGCTAGTGCCGGACATGACAAAAAG GCTGTTCTTTGGAACATGGATACCCTGCAAAGAGAGAGCACCCCTGAAGAGTACCAGTCTATAATTACAGATATCCGTTTTAGGCCAAATTCAACTCAACTGGCAACGGCTTCATATGATAAGTCTCTGCGATTATGGGATGCAGCTAAG CCAACCTACTGTGTGAATGCTTATAATCACGGTTCACATGTTATGTCCCTGGATTTCCACCCTAAGAAGACTGATCTTTTCTGTTTTAGTGATAGTAATAATGAAATTCGTTATTGGAATATATCCCCGTTCTCATGCACTCGTGTTTTCAAG GGAGGTAATGTGCAAGTTAGATTTCAACCAAGAATTGGACATCTTCTAGCTGCAGCAATGGATAAAGTGGTGTCCATCTTTGATGTTGAAACTGACAGGCAAATACACTCACTCCAG GGGCACTCAGAAATGGTAAATTACCTTAGCTGGGATGCAAATGGAGAATTTATGGCATCTGTCAGTTCAGACTTGGTGAAAGTTTGGTCTATAGCTTCAGGAGAGTGCATTCATGAGCTTAGCTCCAATGGAAGCCAATTCCATTCTTGTGTTTTTCATCCAAGTTATCCAACTCTTTTGGTTATTGGTGGAATCCGG TCTCTGGAGTTGTGGAACATGGCTGAGAACAAGTGCATGACGGTTCCAGCACATGAGAATATAGTTGCAGCTTTGGCGCAGTCACCTGTCAATGGAATGGTTGCTTCTGCAAGCCATGACAGCTCTGTcaaaatatggaaataa